Proteins encoded together in one Hevea brasiliensis isolate MT/VB/25A 57/8 chromosome 16, ASM3005281v1, whole genome shotgun sequence window:
- the LOC110654330 gene encoding uncharacterized protein LOC110654330 isoform X2, translating to MLKAKTFKGANVFMSRNLVPPEVFDALLDALKHNGAEVFLCCDPSRNGSNDYHIISSPDHEKFEDLRTKGCNLLGPQCVLSCAKEHRALPKQGFTCCLAMDGVKVLASGFEMDEKVKIEKLITAMGGQLHAKASLDVSFIIVKNVLAAKYKWAVNVLKKPIVTINWLYQCWNEHRVVPQESHRVLPFSGLTICVTRIPADERKEIERIITQNGGKYSAELTKKCTHLICDAPEGDKYKVARRWAHIHIVTRKWFDQSVARRACLNEESYPVQGGSVSSNKNLKCSSMAQLIQEKYIANSLSVQSSIAAESSLPAFPCAVPESDLEAALSQNMSSMFPDPVFMQVGDDEMPAVNLTNETNLDSCIANDSQSEDSELYLSECRISLVGFEASELRKLVNMVRRGGGSRYMSFNDKLTHIVVGAPTEVEKKELRALAAFGVINVVRPTWLEDCDHEKKEIPVLRKHIAYDLLLPKDPANSIKGAVVGMASINQGKVSNTHSSIRSDHVMVGANFGNGMASLLEKNREEKPEINLKGRISLEATLRQSQQNLLSVVDDQKKGGKQHDSRDQNKRPLSVFKGKTFRFSNSFPEDRRAEIVQWVSQGGGEMVEDHVKQNVYFTIECHGVIPRSVDVPQTTYVSSHWVRSCLEDGCLLDVGSHIIYSPLPCQIPLPGFESFRFCISQYDERERLLLRNLCFVLGAKFVEKLTRKVTHLLCKFTNGPKYEAACKWGICSITSEWIYECARRNEVVTVDQFRPKVVTSQDQDAGLCTVSQFPTQADRMISGESPSQLISQSQDLRTAPSLTGGGRINSFREELQKSSDYTKKARLLESDDQKELLSSGVHLDDSVSNINPIRGKNPKDNGESSHSVPDVAAAIEDLLEQTSKIHDQKSPGRTGCDKNLYSSDTVLGEEHGSHSVIGLPKHWLNRTGKRDELSNPSRDLNRGMYDGFSETQTESQVVGYEEDLSGRQMLIDRVRTRSSMA from the exons ATGTTGAAGGCGAAGACATTCAAAGGAGCGAACGTCTTCATGTCCAGGAACCTGGTGCCGCCGGAGGTCTTCGACGCTCTTCTTGATGCTCTTAAGCATAACGGTGCCGAAGTCTTTCTCTGCTGCGATCCTTCGCGGAATGGTTCCAACGATTATCACATCATCTCCTCTCCTGATCAC GAGAAATTCGAGGATCTCAGGACTAAGGGCTGTAATTTGCTAG GTCCTCAGTGTGTGCTTTCATGTGCAAAAGAACATAGAGCACTGCCTAAACAAGGCTTCACATGTTGCCTTGCAATGGATGGTGTCAAAGTACTGGCATCCGGCTTTGAAATGGATGAAAAG GTCAAGATAGAAAAGTTGATAACAGCAATGGGTGGTCAGTTGCATGCTAAGGCATCTTTGGATGTTAGTTTCATCATTGTAAAGAATGTTTTGGCTGCGAAGTACAAG TGGGCTGTAAATGTTCTGAAGAAACCAATTGTAACTATTAATTGGTTATATCAATGCTGGAATGAGCACCGTGTTGTTCCTCAAGAGTCACACAGGGTCCTTCCCTTTTCTGGATTAACGATATGTGTCACCAGAATACCTGCAG ATGAGCGGAAGGAGATTGAAAGAATCATCACACAAAATGGTGGGAAATACTCTGCTGAGCTGACCAAGAAGTGCACACATTTGATCTGTGAT GCCCCTGAAGGTGACAAGTACAAGGTTGCTAGAAGATGGGCCCACATTCATATTGTAACTCGGAAATGGTTTGATCAATCTGTTGCTAGACGAG CATGTCTTAATGAGGAGTCTTATCCGGTTCAAGGTGGTTCTGTATcttcaaataaaaatttgaagTGCTCCTCAATGGCACAGCTTATCCAAGAAAAGTATATTGCAAATTCACTATCTGTGCAGTCCTCCATTGCTGCAGAATCCAGTTTGCCAGCTTTTCCTTGTGCAGTTCCTGAGTCAGATTTAGAAGCTGCTCTCTCACAGAACATGTCTTCTATGTTTCCAGATCCTGTCTTTATGCAAGTTGGGGATGATGAAATGCCTGCAGTGAACCTCACAAATGAAACAAACCTTGACAGTTGTATTGCCAATGACTCTCAATCTGAAGATAGTGAACTCTACTTGTCAGAGTGTAGAATATCGCTTGTTGGCTTTGAAGCTTCTGAGTTACGTAAATTAGTTAATATGGTGCGTAGAGGTGGGGGTTCTCGGTATATGTCATTCAATGATAAATTGACGCACATTGTAGTTGGAGCTCCAACAGAGGT TGAAAAAAAGGAACTAAGGGCCCTTGCTGCCTTCGGTGTTATTAATGTGGTTAGACCAACCTGGCTTGAAGATTGTGATCATGAAAAGAAAGAAATCCCTGTTCTCAGGAAGCATATTGCCTATGATTTACTTCTTCCTAAAG ATCCTGCGAACTCCATTAAAGGAGCAGTAGTTGGCATGGCTAGTATAAATCAAGGTAAAGTCTCCAATACCCATTCAAGCATTCGCTCAGATCATGTAATGGTTGGTGCAAACTTTGGCAATGGGATGGCTTCATTGTTGGAGAAAAACAGAGAAGAGAAACCAGAAATCAACCTGAAAGGGCGAATATCTTTGGAAGCGACTTTGAGACAGTCCCAACAGAACCTGTTATCTGTTGTTGATGATCAAAAGAAGGGTGGAAAGCAACATGATTCCAGGGATCAAAATAAGAGGCCACTATCTGTTTTTAAGGGGAAAACATTTcgcttttcaaactcctttcctgAAGATAGG AGAGCTGAAATTGTTCAGTGGGTGAGTCAAGGGGGAGGGGAGATGGTGGAAGATCATGTAAAACAGAATGTGTATTTTACCATTGAGTGCCATGGTGTGATACCAAGGTCTGTGGATGTTCCCCAAACTACTTATGTATCCAGTCATTGGGTCAGATCTTGTTTAGAG GATGGATGCTTGCTGGACGTTGGAAGTCATATTATATATTCCCCACTTCCTTGCCAGATTCCTTTGCCTGGCTTTGAAAGCTTCAGGTTTTGCATCTCACAGTATGACGAGAGAGAAAGATTACTATTAAGAAACTTGTGCTTTGTTCTTGGAGCTAAATTTGTGGAGAAACTGACCAGAAAGGTCACCCATCTATTATGCAAGTTTACCAATGGACCAAAATATGAGGCTGCTTGTAAGTGGGGCATATGCTCGATTACTTCTGAGTGGATTTATGAGTGTGCCAGGCGG AATGAAGTTGTCACAGTGGATCAATTTCGGCCAAAAGTAGTTACTTCTCAAGACCAGGATGCAGGTTTGTGCACTGTGAGCCAGTTTCCTACTCAGGCTGATCGAATGATATCTGGAGAGAGCCCATCTCAACTTATAAGCCAGTCACAAGACCTTAGAACTGCACCAAGTCTGACTGGTGGTGGTAGAATTAACAGCTTTAGGGAAGAGCTCCAAAAATCCAGTGATTATACTAAAAAGGCAAGACTTTTGGAAAGTGATGACCAAAAGGAGCTGCTTTCTTCTGGAGTTCATTTAGATGATTCTGTCAGCAACATAAATCCCATTAGAGGCAAAAATCCAAAAGATAATGGAGAATCTTCTCATAGCGTTCCTGATGTAGCAGCTGCTATCGAAGACTTACTAGAGCAGACAAGCAAG ATACATGATCAGAAGTCACCAGGGAGGACTGGGTGTGATAAAAAT CTTTATTCTTCTGATACGGTGCTTGGTGAAGAACATGGCTCTCACTCTGTCATTGGGTTACCTAAGCACTGGTTAAATAG AACTGGAAAAAGAGACGAGTTATCTAATCCTTCTAGAGATTTAAATAGAGGAATGTATGATGGGTTCAGTGAAACTCAAACAGAGTCTCAG GTTGTTGGCTATGAAGAAGATTTGTCGGGCAGGCAAATGCTTATAGATAGAGTTCGAACCCGAAGTAGCATGGCCTAA
- the LOC110654330 gene encoding uncharacterized protein LOC110654330 isoform X3, with protein MLKAKTFKGANVFMSRNLVPPEVFDALLDALKHNGAEVFLCCDPSRNGSNDYHIISSPDHEKFEDLRTKGCNLLGPQCVLSCAKEHRALPKQGFTCCLAMDGVKVLASGFEMDEKVKIEKLITAMGGQLHAKASLDVSFIIVKNVLAAKYKWAVNVLKKPIVTINWLYQCWNEHRVVPQESHRVLPFSGLTICVTRIPADERKEIERIITQNGGKYSAELTKKCTHLICDAPEGDKYKVARRWAHIHIVTRKWFDQSVARRACLNEESYPVQGGSVSSNKNLKCSSMAQLIQEKYIANSLSVQSSIAAESSLPAFPCAVPESDLEAALSQNMSSMFPDPVFMQVGDDEMPAVNLTNETNLDSCIANDSQSEDSELYLSECRISLVGFEASELRKLVNMVRRGGGSRYMSFNDKLTHIVVGAPTEVEKKELRALAAFGVINVVRPTWLEDCDHEKKEIPVLRKHIAYDLLLPKDPANSIKGAVVGMASINQGKVSNTHSSIRSDHVMVGANFGNGMASLLEKNREEKPEINLKGRISLEATLRQSQQNLLSVVDDQKKGGKQHDSRDQNKRPLSVFKGKTFRFSNSFPEDRRAEIVQWVSQGGGEMVEDHVKQNVYFTIECHGVIPRSVDVPQTTYVSSHWVRSCLEDGCLLDVGSHIIYSPLPCQIPLPGFESFRFCISQYDERERLLLRNLCFVLGAKFVEKLTRKVTHLLCKFTNGPKYEAACKWGICSITSEWIYECARRNEVVTVDQFRPKVVTSQDQDAGLCTVSQFPTQADRMISGESPSQLISQSQDLRTAPSLTGGGRINSFREELQKSSDYTKKARLLESDDQKELLSSGVHLDDSVSNINPIRGKNPKDNGESSHSVPDVAAAIEDLLEQTSKIHDQKSPGRTGCDKNILRTPLKEQ; from the exons ATGTTGAAGGCGAAGACATTCAAAGGAGCGAACGTCTTCATGTCCAGGAACCTGGTGCCGCCGGAGGTCTTCGACGCTCTTCTTGATGCTCTTAAGCATAACGGTGCCGAAGTCTTTCTCTGCTGCGATCCTTCGCGGAATGGTTCCAACGATTATCACATCATCTCCTCTCCTGATCAC GAGAAATTCGAGGATCTCAGGACTAAGGGCTGTAATTTGCTAG GTCCTCAGTGTGTGCTTTCATGTGCAAAAGAACATAGAGCACTGCCTAAACAAGGCTTCACATGTTGCCTTGCAATGGATGGTGTCAAAGTACTGGCATCCGGCTTTGAAATGGATGAAAAG GTCAAGATAGAAAAGTTGATAACAGCAATGGGTGGTCAGTTGCATGCTAAGGCATCTTTGGATGTTAGTTTCATCATTGTAAAGAATGTTTTGGCTGCGAAGTACAAG TGGGCTGTAAATGTTCTGAAGAAACCAATTGTAACTATTAATTGGTTATATCAATGCTGGAATGAGCACCGTGTTGTTCCTCAAGAGTCACACAGGGTCCTTCCCTTTTCTGGATTAACGATATGTGTCACCAGAATACCTGCAG ATGAGCGGAAGGAGATTGAAAGAATCATCACACAAAATGGTGGGAAATACTCTGCTGAGCTGACCAAGAAGTGCACACATTTGATCTGTGAT GCCCCTGAAGGTGACAAGTACAAGGTTGCTAGAAGATGGGCCCACATTCATATTGTAACTCGGAAATGGTTTGATCAATCTGTTGCTAGACGAG CATGTCTTAATGAGGAGTCTTATCCGGTTCAAGGTGGTTCTGTATcttcaaataaaaatttgaagTGCTCCTCAATGGCACAGCTTATCCAAGAAAAGTATATTGCAAATTCACTATCTGTGCAGTCCTCCATTGCTGCAGAATCCAGTTTGCCAGCTTTTCCTTGTGCAGTTCCTGAGTCAGATTTAGAAGCTGCTCTCTCACAGAACATGTCTTCTATGTTTCCAGATCCTGTCTTTATGCAAGTTGGGGATGATGAAATGCCTGCAGTGAACCTCACAAATGAAACAAACCTTGACAGTTGTATTGCCAATGACTCTCAATCTGAAGATAGTGAACTCTACTTGTCAGAGTGTAGAATATCGCTTGTTGGCTTTGAAGCTTCTGAGTTACGTAAATTAGTTAATATGGTGCGTAGAGGTGGGGGTTCTCGGTATATGTCATTCAATGATAAATTGACGCACATTGTAGTTGGAGCTCCAACAGAGGT TGAAAAAAAGGAACTAAGGGCCCTTGCTGCCTTCGGTGTTATTAATGTGGTTAGACCAACCTGGCTTGAAGATTGTGATCATGAAAAGAAAGAAATCCCTGTTCTCAGGAAGCATATTGCCTATGATTTACTTCTTCCTAAAG ATCCTGCGAACTCCATTAAAGGAGCAGTAGTTGGCATGGCTAGTATAAATCAAGGTAAAGTCTCCAATACCCATTCAAGCATTCGCTCAGATCATGTAATGGTTGGTGCAAACTTTGGCAATGGGATGGCTTCATTGTTGGAGAAAAACAGAGAAGAGAAACCAGAAATCAACCTGAAAGGGCGAATATCTTTGGAAGCGACTTTGAGACAGTCCCAACAGAACCTGTTATCTGTTGTTGATGATCAAAAGAAGGGTGGAAAGCAACATGATTCCAGGGATCAAAATAAGAGGCCACTATCTGTTTTTAAGGGGAAAACATTTcgcttttcaaactcctttcctgAAGATAGG AGAGCTGAAATTGTTCAGTGGGTGAGTCAAGGGGGAGGGGAGATGGTGGAAGATCATGTAAAACAGAATGTGTATTTTACCATTGAGTGCCATGGTGTGATACCAAGGTCTGTGGATGTTCCCCAAACTACTTATGTATCCAGTCATTGGGTCAGATCTTGTTTAGAG GATGGATGCTTGCTGGACGTTGGAAGTCATATTATATATTCCCCACTTCCTTGCCAGATTCCTTTGCCTGGCTTTGAAAGCTTCAGGTTTTGCATCTCACAGTATGACGAGAGAGAAAGATTACTATTAAGAAACTTGTGCTTTGTTCTTGGAGCTAAATTTGTGGAGAAACTGACCAGAAAGGTCACCCATCTATTATGCAAGTTTACCAATGGACCAAAATATGAGGCTGCTTGTAAGTGGGGCATATGCTCGATTACTTCTGAGTGGATTTATGAGTGTGCCAGGCGG AATGAAGTTGTCACAGTGGATCAATTTCGGCCAAAAGTAGTTACTTCTCAAGACCAGGATGCAGGTTTGTGCACTGTGAGCCAGTTTCCTACTCAGGCTGATCGAATGATATCTGGAGAGAGCCCATCTCAACTTATAAGCCAGTCACAAGACCTTAGAACTGCACCAAGTCTGACTGGTGGTGGTAGAATTAACAGCTTTAGGGAAGAGCTCCAAAAATCCAGTGATTATACTAAAAAGGCAAGACTTTTGGAAAGTGATGACCAAAAGGAGCTGCTTTCTTCTGGAGTTCATTTAGATGATTCTGTCAGCAACATAAATCCCATTAGAGGCAAAAATCCAAAAGATAATGGAGAATCTTCTCATAGCGTTCCTGATGTAGCAGCTGCTATCGAAGACTTACTAGAGCAGACAAGCAAG ATACATGATCAGAAGTCACCAGGGAGGACTGGGTGTGATAAAAAT ATCCTGCGAACTCCATTAAAGGAGCAGTAG